The proteins below are encoded in one region of Chaetodon trifascialis isolate fChaTrf1 chromosome 11, fChaTrf1.hap1, whole genome shotgun sequence:
- the LOC139338437 gene encoding acyl-coenzyme A thioesterase 1-like isoform X1 yields MSSQIRLRLLPSARCLYDEPVRVKVAGLRSRQVVTMRARSTDEKGVVFSSSATYRADGSGEIDLDRDPSLSGSYVGVEPMGLLWSMRSETLHKRCQKNNALNPHVVNFSVHEDEGESRMLAEATNERLLMGDGVSRLPVKEGNIRGVLFTPPGTGPFPAVLDLYTLGGGLSEKRASLLASRGFVVLTVALYGHDDMPKNIREVHLDYFEEAIKFLKKQDQVGNKGVGVISLSKSGDLALSVASYLPGVEATVWINGCSANTALPLYYKRSQLLPALMFDLTKLMPTESGAMITKYAVHNPLAEENKGSLVPVERAEGRFLFVASEGDLNWDSKGYMDEMVERLKRHGKENFESVCYPAAGHYLEPPYGPYCPSSIHGLVGKPVLWGGEPRSHAAAEVHMWKKIQEFFRSHLSCDATQTKAKL; encoded by the exons ATGTCCTCCCAAATCAGACTGAGGCTGCTGCCGAGCGCTAGATGCCTGTATGATGAGCCTGTTCGGGTGAAGGTGGCCGGGCTGAGGTCCAGACAGGTGGTCACCATGAGAGCCAGATCGACTGATGAGAAGGGGGTGGTGTTCAGCTCCTCGGCCACCTACAGGGCTGATGGGAGCGGGGAGATCGACCTGGACAGAGACCCCTCACTCAGTGGGAGCTATGTTGGAGTTGAACCCATGGGTCTGCTGTGGTCGATGAGGTCAGAGACCCTGCACAAAAGGTGTCAAAAAAACAACGCGCTGAACCCCCACGTGGTGAATTTCTCTGTGCACGAGGATGAAGGTGAGAGCAGGATGCTGGCAGAGGCGACCAATGAGAGGCTTCTGATGGGAGATGGAGTCAGCCGGCTCCCCGTCAAAGAGGGGAACATTCGGGGAGTCCTGTTTACTCCTCCAG GAACAGGACCTTTCCCTGCTGTGTTGGATCTGTACACTCTGGGTGGAGGTCTGTCGGAGAAGAGGGCGTCTCTGCTGGCCAGCCGAGGGTTTGTGGTTCTGACTGTAGCTCTGTACGGCCACGACGACATGCCGAAGAACATCAGAGAGGTCCATCTGGATTATTTTGAAGAGGCGATAAAGTTTTTGAAAAAACAAGATCAG GTGGGAAATAAAGGAGTTGGTGTGATATCACTGTCAAAAAGTGGAGATCTTGCTCTTTCGGTGGCTTCTTACCTGCCAGGTGTTGAGGCCACCGTGTGGATCAATGGCTGCAGTGCCAACACAGCGCTCCCCCTCTACTATAAGAGGAGCCAGCTCCTGCCTGCGTTAATGTTTGACCTTACTAAGTTGATGCCCACTGAGTCAGGGGCCATGATTACCAAGTATGCAGTACATAATCCGCTGGCAGAGGAGAACAAGGGCAGCCTGGTCCCCGTTGAACGAGCCGAAGGACGATTCCTCTTTGTGGCTTCAGAGGGCGACCTCAACTGGGACAGCAAAGGCTACATGGACGAGATGGTGGAGAGACTGAAGCGTCATGGGAAGGAGAACTTTGAGAGTGTGTGCTACCCTGCAGCAGGGCATTACCTGGAGCCACCTTATGGACCCTACTGCCCCTCCAGTATTCATGGGCTTGTGGGTAAACCAGTCCTGTGGGGGGGTGAGCCTAGATCACACGCAGCCGCTGAAGTCCACATGTGGAAGAAGATCCAGGAGTTCTTCAGAAGTCACTTGAGCTGCGATGCTACACAGACTAAAGCCAAGTTATAG
- the LOC139338437 gene encoding acyl-coenzyme A thioesterase 1-like isoform X2: protein MSSQIRLRLLPSARCLYDEPVRVKVAGLRSRQVVTMRARSTDEKGVVFSSSATYRADGSGEIDLDRDPSLSGSYVGVEPMGLLWSMRSETLHKRCQKNNALNPHVVNFSVHEDEGESRMLAEATNERLLMGDGVSRLPVKEGNIRGVLFTPPGRGPFPAVLDLYTLGGGLSEKRASLLASRGFVVLTVALYGHDDMPKNIREVHLDYFEEAIKFLKKQDQVGNKGVGVISLSKSGDLALSVASYLPGVEATVWINGCSANTALPLYYKRSQLLPALMFDLTKLMPTESGAMITKYAVHNPLAEENKGSLVPVERAEGRFLFVASEGDLNWDSKGYMDEMVERLKRHGKENFESVCYPAAGHYLEPPYGPYCPSSIHGLVGKPVLWGGEPRSHAAAEVHMWKKIQEFFRSHLSCDATQTKAKL from the exons ATGTCCTCCCAAATCAGACTGAGGCTGCTGCCGAGCGCTAGATGCCTGTATGATGAGCCTGTTCGGGTGAAGGTGGCCGGGCTGAGGTCCAGACAGGTGGTCACCATGAGAGCCAGATCGACTGATGAGAAGGGGGTGGTGTTCAGCTCCTCGGCCACCTACAGGGCTGATGGGAGCGGGGAGATCGACCTGGACAGAGACCCCTCACTCAGTGGGAGCTATGTTGGAGTTGAACCCATGGGTCTGCTGTGGTCGATGAGGTCAGAGACCCTGCACAAAAGGTGTCAAAAAAACAACGCGCTGAACCCCCACGTGGTGAATTTCTCTGTGCACGAGGATGAAGGTGAGAGCAGGATGCTGGCAGAGGCGACCAATGAGAGGCTTCTGATGGGAGATGGAGTCAGCCGGCTCCCCGTCAAAGAGGGGAACATTCGGGGAGTCCTGTTTACTCCTCCAGGTAG AGGACCTTTCCCTGCTGTGTTGGATCTGTACACTCTGGGTGGAGGTCTGTCGGAGAAGAGGGCGTCTCTGCTGGCCAGCCGAGGGTTTGTGGTTCTGACTGTAGCTCTGTACGGCCACGACGACATGCCGAAGAACATCAGAGAGGTCCATCTGGATTATTTTGAAGAGGCGATAAAGTTTTTGAAAAAACAAGATCAG GTGGGAAATAAAGGAGTTGGTGTGATATCACTGTCAAAAAGTGGAGATCTTGCTCTTTCGGTGGCTTCTTACCTGCCAGGTGTTGAGGCCACCGTGTGGATCAATGGCTGCAGTGCCAACACAGCGCTCCCCCTCTACTATAAGAGGAGCCAGCTCCTGCCTGCGTTAATGTTTGACCTTACTAAGTTGATGCCCACTGAGTCAGGGGCCATGATTACCAAGTATGCAGTACATAATCCGCTGGCAGAGGAGAACAAGGGCAGCCTGGTCCCCGTTGAACGAGCCGAAGGACGATTCCTCTTTGTGGCTTCAGAGGGCGACCTCAACTGGGACAGCAAAGGCTACATGGACGAGATGGTGGAGAGACTGAAGCGTCATGGGAAGGAGAACTTTGAGAGTGTGTGCTACCCTGCAGCAGGGCATTACCTGGAGCCACCTTATGGACCCTACTGCCCCTCCAGTATTCATGGGCTTGTGGGTAAACCAGTCCTGTGGGGGGGTGAGCCTAGATCACACGCAGCCGCTGAAGTCCACATGTGGAAGAAGATCCAGGAGTTCTTCAGAAGTCACTTGAGCTGCGATGCTACACAGACTAAAGCCAAGTTATAG
- the LOC139339381 gene encoding acyl-coenzyme A thioesterase 3-like has protein sequence MSSQIRLRLLPSARCLYDEPVQVKVARLRSRQVVTMRARSTNEKGVVFSSSAIYRADGSGEIDLGRDPSLGGSYVGVEPMGLLWSMRPDSPHRYFKREKALQPFEVKFSVHEDEGEGRMLAEATNERHLMGDGVSRLPVKEGNMQGVLFTPSGDGPFPAVLDLSTFMSERRACLLANKGFVVLAVWVYNDKFKNVNEIHLDHFEEAKDFLQRQPKVGSKGVGVISRSKSGDIALSLATFVPGVEAVVWINGCSANLFNPLVYKKQQILSPLLFDPSKVILTESGANVKYGLQNPLAEESKGSLIPIEQAKGRFLFVAGEDDLSWDSKAFMDEMVERLKRHGKENFESVCYPGAGHLLEPPYGPHCISSFHEVAGFPVLWGGESKVHAAAEVHLWKKIQEFLRTHLTCDATVTEARL, from the exons ATGTCATCCCAAATCAGACTGAGGCTGCTGCCGAGTGCTAGATGCTTGTATGATGAGCCTGTTCAGGTGAAGGTGGCCAGGCTGAGGTCCAGACAGGTGGTCACCATGAGAGCCAGATCGACCAACGAGAAGGGGGTGGTGTTCAGCTCCTCGGCCATCTACAGGGCTGATGGGAGCGGGGAGATCGACCTGGGCAGAGACCCCTCACTTGGTGGGAGCTATGTTGGGGTTGAACCCATGGGTCTGCTGTGGTCAATGAGGCCGGATTCCCCACACAGGTACTTTAAGAGGGAGAAAGCACTGCAGCCCTTCGAGGTGAAGTTCTCTGTGCACGAGGATGAAGGTGAGGGCAGGATGCTGGCAGAGGCGACCAATGAGAGACATCTGATGGGAGATGGAGTCAGCCGGCTCCCCGTCAAAGAGGGGAACATGCAGGGAGTCCTGTTTACTCCCTCAG gagACGGTCCGTTTCCTGCTGTGTTGGATCTGTCCACCTTCATGTCAGAGAGAAGAGCCTGTCTGCTGGCCAACAAGGGCTTTGTGGTTCTGGCTGTGTGGGTGTACAATGATAAGTTTAAAAACGTCAATGAGATACATCTGGACCACTTTGAAGAAGCAAAGGATTTCCTACAACGACAGCCTAAG gtGGGCAGTAAAGGAGTTGGCGTAATATCACGATCAAAGTCAGGAGATATTGCGCTCTCACTTGCTACTTTTGTGCCAGGTGTTGAGGCTGTAGTGTGGATCAACGGCTGCAGTGCCAATCTGTTCAACCCCCTCGTCTATAAGAAACAGCAAATCCTCTCACCGTTACTGTTCGACCCCAGCAAGGTGATTCTCACTGAGTCAGGAGCTAACGTCAAGTATGGTCTTCAAAATCCCCTGGCAGAGGAAAGCAAGGGCAGTCTGATTCCCATCGAACAAGCCAAAGGACGTTTCCTCTTTGTGGCTGGAGAGGATGACCTCAGCTGGGACAGCAAAGCTTTCATGGATGAGATGGTGGAGAGACTGAAGCGTCATGGGAAGGAGAactttgagagtgtgtgttaccCAGGAGCTGGACACTTACTGGAGCCACCGTACGGACCACACTGCATCTCATCTTTTCATGAAGTCGCAGGCTTTCCAGTCCTGTGGGGAGGTGAGTCCAAGgttcatgcagcagctgaagtccACCTCTGGAAGAAGATCCAGGAGTTCCTCAGAACTCACCTGACCTGCGATGCAACAGTGACTGAAGCCAGGTTATAG
- the LOC139338439 gene encoding acyl-coenzyme A thioesterase 1-like, with protein sequence MSSQVRLTLLPSTRCLYDEPVQVKVAGLRPRQVVTMRARSTDEREVVFSSSATYRADGSGEIDLGRDPSLGGSYVGVEPMGLLWSMRPDSPHRYFKKEKALQPFKVKFSVHEDEGEGRMLAEATNERLLMGDGVSRLPVKEENFQGVLFTPSGDGPFPAVLDLSTFMSERRACLLANKGFVVLAVWVYNDKPKNVNEMHLDHFEEAKDFLQRQPKVGSKGVGVISRSKAGDIALSLAAFVPGVEAVVWINGCNANVLTPLFYKKQQILSPLLFDHSKLITPESRANVKHGIKNPLARRSKGSLIPIEQAEGRFLFVAAEDDLNWYSKGYMDEMVERLKHHGKENFESVCYPGAGHLLEPPYGPHCTSSVHGVTGFPVMWGGESEAHAAAEVHLWKKIQEFLRTHLSCDATQTKARL encoded by the exons ATGTCCTCCCAAGTCAGACTGACGCTGCTGCCGAGCACCAGATGCTTGTATGATGAGCCTGTTCAGGTGAAGGTGGCCGGGCTGAGGCCCAGACAGGTGGTCACCATGAGAGCTAGATCAACCGACGAGAGGGAGGTGGTGTTCAGCTCCTCGGCCACCTACAGGGCTGATGGGAGTGGGGAGATCGACCTGGGCAGAGACCCCTCACTTGGTGGGAGCTATGTTGGGGTTGAACCCATGGGTCTGCTGTGGTCGATGAGGCCAGATTCCCCACACAGGTACTTTAAGAAGGAGAAAGCACTGCAGCCCTTCAAGGTGAAGTTCTCTGTGCACGAGGACGAAGGTGAGGGCAGGATGCTGGCAGAGGCGACCAATGAGAGGCTTCTGATGGGAGATGGAGTCAGCCGGCTCCCCGTCAAAGAGGAGAATTTTCAGGGAGTCCTGTTTACTCCCTCAG gagACGGTCCGTTTCCTGCTGTGTTGGATCTGTCCACCTTCATGTCGGAGAGAAGAGCCTGTCTGCTGGCCAACAAGGGCTTTGTGGTTCTGGCTGTGTGGGTGTACAATGATAAGCCTAAAAATGTCAATGAGATGCATCTGGACCACTTTGAAGAAGCAAAGGATTTCCTACAACGACAGCCTAAG gtGGGCAGTAAAGGAGTTGGTGTAATATCACGATCAAAGGCAGGAGATATTGCACTCTCACTTGCTGCTTTTGTGCCAGGTGTTGAGGCCGTAGTGTGGATCAACGGCTGCAACGCCAATGTGCTCACCCCCCTCTTCTATAAGAAACAGCAAATCCTCTCACCGTTACTGTTTGACCACAGCAAGCTGATTACCCCTGAGTCAAGAGCGAACGTCAAGCATGGTATTAAAAATCCCCTGGCACGGAGGAGCAAGGGCAGTCTGATTCCCATTGAACAAGCTGAAGGACGTTTCCTCTTTGTGGCTGCAGAGGACGACCTCAACTGGTACAGCAAAGGTTACATGGATGAGATGGTGGAGAGACTGAAGCATCATGGGAAGGAGAactttgagagtgtgtgttaccCAGGAGCTGGACACTTACTGGAGCCACCGTACGGACCGCACTGCACCTCATCTGTACATGGAGTCACAGGCTTTCCAGTCATGTGGGGAGGTGAGTCCGAGGctcatgcagcagctgaagtccACCTGTGGAAGAAGATCCAGGAGTTCCTCAGAACTCACCTGAGCTGCGATGCTACACAGACCAAAGCCAGGTTATAG
- the LOC139339405 gene encoding acyl-coenzyme A thioesterase 1-like, giving the protein MSSQIRLTLLPSARCLYDEPVQVKVAGLRPRQVVTMRARSTDEKGVEFISSGTYRADGSGEIDLGRDPSLGGSYVGVEPMGLLWSMRSEAPHKNFQKTRSLNPHVVKFSVHEEEGGGRMLAEATNERLLMGDGVSRLDIKEGNFQGVLFTPPGDGPFPAVLDLCSLMSERRACLLANKGFVVLAMWVYNNPKNVTEIHLDRFEEAKDFLQRQPKVGSKGVGVISRSKAGDIALSLAAFVPGVEAVVWINGCNANVLIPLFYKKQQILPPLLFDPSKVILTESGASITKYGVKNPLAEESKGSLIPIEQAKGHFLFVAAEDDLNWDSKGSVDEMVERLKHHGKENFESVCYPGAGHLLEPPYGPHCTSSVHGVVGFPVMWGGESKAHAAAEVHLWKKIQEFLRTHLTCDATQTKARL; this is encoded by the exons ATGTCCTCCCAAATCAGACTGACGCTGCTGCCGAGCGCTAGATGCCTGTATGATGAGCCTGTTCAGGTGAAGGTGGCCGGGCTGAGGCCCAGACAGGTGGTCACCATGAGAGCCAGATCGACGGACGAGAAGGGGGTGGAGTTCATCTCCTCGGGCACCTACAGGGCTGATGGGAGCGGGGAGATCGACCTGGGCAGAGACCCCTCACTTGGTGGGAGCTATGTTGGGGTTGAACCCATGGGTCTGCTGTGGTCGATGAGGTCAGAGGCTCCGCACAAAAACTTTCAGAAGACTAGGTCACTAAACCCCCACGTGGTGAAGTTCTCTGTGCACGAGGAGGAAGGTGGGGGCAGGATGCTGGCAGAGGCGACCAATGAGAGGCTTCTGATGGGAGACGGAGTCAGCCGGCTCGACATCAAAGAGGGGAACTTTCAGGGAGTTCTGTTTACTCCCCCAG GAGACGGTCCGTTTCCTGCTGTGTTGGATCTGTGCAGCTTAATGTCAGAGAGAAGAGCCTGTCTGCTGGCCAACAAGGGCTTTGTGGTTCTGGCTATGTGGGTGTACAATAATCCTAAAAATGTCACTGAGATACATCTGGACCGCTTTGAAGAAGCAAAGGATTTCTTACAACGACAGCCTAAG gtGGGCAGTAAAGGAGTTGGTGTAATATCACGATCAAAGGCAGGAGATATTGCACTCTCACTTGCTGCTTTTGTGCCAGGTGTTGAGGCCGTAGTGTGGATCAACGGCTGCAATGCCAATGTGCTCATCCCCCTCTTCTATAAGAAACAGCAAATCCTCCCACCGTTACTGTTTGACCCCAGCAAGGTGATTCTCACTGAGTCAGGAGCTAGCATTACCAAGTATGGTGTTAAAAATCCCCTGGCAGAGGAGAGCAAGGGCAGTCTGATTCCCATTGAACAAGCCAAAGGACATTTCCTTTTCGTGGCTGCAGAGGACGACCTCAACTGGGACAGCAAAGGTTCTGTGGACGAGATGGTGGAGAGACTGAAGCATCATGGGAAGGAGAactttgagagtgtgtgttaccCAGGAGCTGGACACTTACTGGAGCCACCGTACGGACCACACTGCACCTCATCTGTACATGGAGTCGTAGGCTTTCCAGTCATGTGGGGAGGTGAGTCCAAGGctcatgcagcagctgaagtccACCTGTGGAAGAAGATCCAGGAGTTCCTCAGAACTCACCTGACCTGCGATGCTACACAGACCAAAGCCAGGTTATAG